A single genomic interval of Romboutsia ilealis harbors:
- a CDS encoding TatD family hydrolase, with translation MYIDFHNHIDFYKDEEIDNVINCINSNKIMTIACSMDEESYLNNIEISKKSDYIVPIFGIHPWRVTNNIDLDKFEEYIKNTPLIGEIGLDFHWVEDKDTYPYQIKVFEYFLQCAKKYNKYINVHTKGCEELILNLLRKYDVSSQTIIHWYSGGKDILKQLIDAKCYFTGSVDLGYINHSKEIIKEIPANKLLAETDGPTALQWVNGVYGIPDEIKNVYENICAIKKLDLEEFKLNSQITMTNIIKNK, from the coding sequence ATGTATATAGACTTTCATAATCATATAGATTTTTATAAAGATGAAGAAATAGATAATGTGATAAATTGTATAAATTCAAATAAGATAATGACAATAGCATGTTCAATGGATGAAGAAAGCTATTTAAATAATATAGAAATTTCTAAAAAAAGTGATTACATAGTGCCTATATTTGGTATACATCCATGGAGGGTAACAAATAATATAGACTTAGATAAGTTTGAAGAATATATTAAAAATACGCCATTAATAGGGGAAATAGGACTAGATTTTCATTGGGTAGAAGATAAAGATACATATCCGTATCAAATAAAAGTATTTGAATATTTCTTACAGTGTGCAAAAAAATATAATAAATATATAAACGTACACACTAAAGGATGTGAAGAATTAATACTGAACCTACTTAGAAAATATGATGTATCATCTCAAACTATAATACATTGGTATTCTGGTGGTAAAGATATACTAAAACAATTAATAGATGCAAAATGCTATTTCACAGGAAGTGTTGATTTAGGATATATAAATCATTCTAAAGAGATAATAAAAGAAATACCAGCAAATAAATTACTTGCAGAAACTGATGGTCCAACAGCTCTTCAGTGGGTAAATGGAGTTTATGGAATTCCGGATGAAATAAAAAATGTATATGAAAATATATGCGCAATAAAGAAATTAGACCTTGAAGAATTTAAATTAAATTCTCAAATTACTATGACAAATATTATCAAGAATAAATAA
- the hisJ gene encoding histidinol-phosphatase HisJ, with protein MRDGHIHSPYCPHGSSDSFEQYIKKAIEVGVKVMTFTEHLPLPKNFNDPSPENDSAMSEEHLIAYFNELKKIKEKYKHSVKINIGVEVDYIEEYEKEIKEMLDKYGEYIDDSILSVHMIKINDEYHLIDYSPEKFGELVDLLGEIENVYSKYYDTVKMAINSDLGRYKPKRIGHLNLIRKYNKIYPYDYSGNKKLEEIVRIVKSKDYELDFNVSGYRKPYCDEAYIDGYLLKLVRDYSVKTIFGSDSHTHDTVGYKMKEYNRLMEELQF; from the coding sequence ATGAGAGATGGACATATCCATTCACCTTATTGTCCGCATGGGAGTAGTGACAGTTTTGAACAATATATAAAAAAAGCAATAGAAGTTGGAGTTAAGGTAATGACTTTTACAGAACATTTGCCTCTTCCTAAAAATTTTAACGATCCTTCACCAGAAAATGATAGTGCAATGAGTGAAGAACATTTAATAGCTTATTTTAATGAATTAAAAAAAATTAAGGAAAAATATAAGCATAGTGTTAAAATAAACATAGGTGTTGAAGTTGACTACATAGAGGAATATGAAAAAGAGATAAAAGAAATGCTTGATAAGTATGGTGAATATATAGATGATTCTATATTATCTGTACATATGATAAAAATAAATGATGAATATCATTTAATAGATTATAGCCCAGAAAAATTTGGTGAATTGGTTGACTTGTTAGGTGAAATAGAAAACGTTTACTCTAAATATTATGATACTGTTAAAATGGCTATAAATAGCGATTTAGGAAGATATAAGCCAAAAAGAATAGGTCATTTAAATTTAATTAGAAAGTATAATAAAATTTATCCATATGACTACAGTGGCAACAAAAAATTAGAGGAAATAGTAAGAATTGTAAAATCTAAAGACTATGAATTAGATTTTAATGTATCAGGATATAGAAAGCCATATTGTGATGAAGCTTATATTGATGGTTATTTATTAAAACTTGTTAGAGATTATAGTGTTAAAACGATTTTTGGTTCAGACTCACACACACATGATACTGTTGGGTATAAAATGAAAGAATATAACAGATTAATGGAAGAACTGCAATTTTAA
- a CDS encoding (Fe-S)-binding protein — translation MFLESKKMFYENNEVDPIEIYKYLPKLDCKKCRYQSCLSFAIMLAKGEANINRCAHLKGNEYNFKKVKSYVKMP, via the coding sequence ATGTTTTTAGAAAGTAAAAAGATGTTTTATGAAAATAATGAGGTAGATCCAATAGAAATTTATAAATATTTACCTAAGTTAGATTGTAAAAAGTGTAGATATCAAAGCTGCTTGTCTTTTGCTATAATGTTAGCAAAAGGTGAGGCTAATATAAATAGATGTGCACATCTTAAAGGAAATGAATATAATTTTAAAAAAGTTAAAAGTTATGTAAAAATGCCTTAA
- a CDS encoding MATE family efflux transporter, with amino-acid sequence MITNTLSNYKKDKEFYIRLFVITLPIAMQSLITSSLNMLDTMMIGKIGELELASVGIANQYYFLFSLLTNAIAIGSGVLIAQLWGKKDTINIKRTLSRSLFYSLVLTIVFMILGLIMPNKIMAIFNNDPTVIKIGVDYLKIVVISYLFTTITFTFASGLRSIGNTRLPMLGSFIGLIVNGVLNAILIFGLLGAPKMGIKGAALATLIARIVEFLIVVGVIYTKVDVLKLRFKDMLELPKSLSITLNKVTLPILANEACWALGNITYTAIYARIGTSAAASIQICSTVMNLFMIVTFGLANAAVVIIGNEIGANRESEAISASKKISSLSFKISILLAIVLAFLSKPIVSFFNVSVEVKIASEYILYVYAFILVFKIYNAVMIVGILRGGGDATYGSILQGLTLWLIGIPLAAFAAFIIKLPIYFVVMFAAVEEIIKVFFMMKRFKSFKWIKNMVNDEQNEVLT; translated from the coding sequence ATGATAACTAACACATTGTCAAACTACAAAAAAGACAAAGAGTTTTACATTCGTTTGTTCGTAATAACATTACCAATCGCAATGCAAAGCTTAATAACATCATCACTTAATATGTTAGACACTATGATGATAGGAAAAATTGGAGAATTAGAACTTGCATCAGTAGGCATAGCAAACCAATATTATTTCTTATTTTCTCTTCTTACTAATGCTATAGCAATAGGTTCTGGAGTTTTAATAGCTCAGCTATGGGGTAAAAAAGATACTATTAATATAAAAAGGACTTTATCTAGATCACTATTTTATAGTTTAGTTTTAACTATTGTATTTATGATTTTAGGACTTATAATGCCAAATAAGATAATGGCTATATTTAATAATGATCCTACTGTTATTAAAATCGGTGTTGATTATTTAAAAATAGTTGTAATAAGTTATTTATTTACTACTATTACATTTACTTTTGCCTCTGGCCTTAGAAGTATAGGCAATACTCGTCTTCCTATGTTGGGAAGTTTTATCGGACTTATAGTTAATGGAGTTTTAAATGCAATATTAATATTTGGTTTACTAGGTGCCCCTAAGATGGGTATAAAAGGAGCTGCTCTTGCTACTTTAATAGCTAGAATAGTTGAGTTCTTAATAGTTGTTGGTGTCATTTACACTAAAGTTGATGTATTAAAATTAAGATTTAAAGATATGTTAGAATTACCTAAATCACTGTCTATAACGCTTAACAAAGTTACTTTACCTATACTTGCAAATGAAGCTTGCTGGGCATTGGGTAATATAACTTATACTGCAATATACGCAAGGATAGGTACTAGCGCTGCTGCGTCTATTCAAATATGTTCTACTGTAATGAATTTATTTATGATAGTTACATTTGGTCTAGCTAATGCTGCCGTTGTTATAATAGGTAATGAAATAGGTGCAAACAGAGAAAGTGAAGCAATATCAGCTTCTAAAAAGATTTCATCATTATCATTTAAGATTTCTATACTATTGGCTATAGTACTTGCCTTTTTATCTAAGCCCATAGTTTCATTCTTTAATGTATCAGTTGAAGTTAAAATAGCATCTGAATACATCTTGTATGTTTATGCATTTATTTTGGTATTTAAAATTTATAATGCTGTTATGATAGTTGGTATATTAAGAGGTGGTGGAGATGCTACTTATGGCTCTATACTACAAGGACTTACTTTATGGTTAATAGGTATACCTTTAGCCGCTTTTGCAGCTTTTATCATTAAGTTACCTATATACTTTGTTGTTATGTTCGCCGCAGTTGAAGAAATTATCAAAGTTTTCTTTATGATGAAAAGATTTAAATCATTTAAATGGATTAAAAATATGGTTAACGATGAACAAAATGAAGTCTTAACTTAA
- a CDS encoding glycosyltransferase family 2 protein, translating into MIVKNEEDVIGRCLECVRDIFDEIIVVDTGSDDKTKEIVKKYTKGLYYFKWIEDFAAARNFAFSKATKDYIMWLDADDIILDKDKEKIKELKMNMDKSIDMVMMKYNTSFDSDGNVTFSYYRERIFKRSKNFRWIGEIHEVIPLEGNIIYSDAAISHKKLKNNDPKRNLRIFENMIANGKELDPRQQFYYARELYYNKRYKDAINIFNNFLDSGKGWIENCVNACQDLSYCYYAIGDSKKALNACFRSFEFDEPRAEICCDIGKYFLDREQYNQAIFWYELALTRKINETSGGFILLDCYNFTPYIQLCLCYFRIGDIKKSKEYNEKAAFIKPNDPAVVYNNKFFASI; encoded by the coding sequence ATGATTGTAAAAAATGAAGAAGATGTAATTGGACGTTGTTTAGAATGTGTACGCGATATATTTGATGAAATAATAGTTGTTGATACAGGTTCAGATGATAAAACAAAAGAGATTGTAAAAAAATATACTAAAGGTTTATATTATTTTAAATGGATAGAGGATTTTGCAGCTGCAAGAAATTTTGCATTTTCTAAAGCTACAAAAGATTATATTATGTGGTTAGATGCAGATGATATAATTTTAGATAAAGATAAAGAAAAGATAAAAGAATTAAAAATGAATATGGATAAATCTATAGATATGGTAATGATGAAATATAATACATCATTTGATAGTGATGGAAATGTTACCTTTTCATATTATAGAGAACGGATTTTTAAAAGAAGCAAAAATTTTAGATGGATAGGAGAAATTCATGAGGTAATACCTCTTGAAGGGAACATAATATATTCTGATGCAGCAATATCTCATAAAAAATTAAAGAATAATGATCCTAAAAGAAATTTAAGAATATTTGAAAATATGATTGCAAATGGAAAAGAACTAGATCCTAGGCAACAATTTTACTATGCTAGGGAACTTTATTATAACAAAAGATATAAAGATGCAATAAATATTTTCAATAACTTTTTAGATTCAGGTAAAGGATGGATAGAAAACTGTGTAAATGCATGTCAGGATTTATCATACTGTTATTATGCTATTGGTGATAGTAAAAAGGCTCTTAATGCTTGTTTTAGAAGCTTTGAGTTTGATGAACCAAGAGCTGAAATATGTTGTGATATAGGTAAATATTTTTTAGATAGAGAACAATATAATCAAGCTATATTCTGGTATGAATTAGCATTAACTAGAAAAATAAATGAAACATCAGGTGGATTTATATTATTAGATTGTTATAATTTTACTCCATATATACAACTTTGCTTATGTTATTTTAGAATTGGAGATATAAAAAAATCTAAAGAGTACAATGAAAAAGCAGCTTTTATAAAGCCAAATGACCCTGCGGTTGTATATAATAATAAATTTTTTGCCAGTATATAA
- a CDS encoding (Fe-S)-binding protein, translated as MYLESIDLSFIQPCTTDSKRIRIRSNLNKNISDIFPYLNSYIKTGIYNKRANNFVFNKEHIIITMFENRINVAKLLNETEAFEILDYLKDLINEVDENRDKIIPNYETRKLPSPIEIYTYLPKLNCKKCGCETCLAFATKFVKGEISINKCLHLKEEGNEKNLEKLKTYEELGINFIA; from the coding sequence TTGTATCTAGAAAGTATTGATTTAAGTTTTATTCAACCATGTACAACAGACTCAAAAAGAATAAGGATAAGGTCTAATTTAAATAAGAATATAAGTGATATATTCCCTTATTTAAACTCATATATAAAAACAGGAATTTATAATAAAAGAGCAAATAATTTTGTTTTTAATAAGGAGCATATAATTATAACTATGTTTGAAAATAGGATAAATGTTGCAAAATTATTAAATGAAACAGAGGCATTTGAAATTTTGGACTACTTAAAGGATTTAATAAATGAGGTAGATGAAAATAGAGACAAAATAATTCCTAATTATGAAACTAGAAAACTTCCAAGTCCAATAGAGATTTATACATATTTACCAAAATTGAATTGTAAAAAGTGTGGATGTGAAACTTGTCTAGCTTTTGCTACAAAATTTGTAAAAGGCGAGATTAGTATAAATAAATGCCTTCATTTAAAAGAAGAGGGAAATGAAAAAAATTTAGAAAAGTTAAAAACTTATGAAGAGCTTGGAATTAATTTTATAGCTTAA
- a CDS encoding aminotransferase class V-fold PLP-dependent enzyme, producing the protein MGIYLDNAATSYPKPNQVAKSIYEFMINNGTSSGRGSYKMAMKSDFLVYETRKLIGELFNFKNPKNVIFTSNITESINLALRGILKEHDHVVTSSLEHNSVWRCLKTLEKEINIKITKVRADEYGYTNPIDVKNSIKENTKLIVFTHASNVLGTIQPIKEIGEIAKENNILFLVDTAQTAGVLDINIKENNIDLLAFTGHKSLFGPMGTGGLIVNCDYDINPLKAGGTGGDSKYEYQPNYYPNKLETGTLNVSGIVGLREAIKFINSENIEKIHKKEKELTSYALKKLKEVKNIKIYGPQNENDIVGVISFNIDNINAEEVAYNLDMRYNIMVRSGLHCSPNAHELIGTKDIGAVRIGIGYFNEFDDIDKLVYALNDIQNS; encoded by the coding sequence ATGGGGATTTATTTAGATAATGCAGCAACATCATATCCAAAACCTAATCAAGTAGCAAAATCTATATATGAATTTATGATAAATAATGGTACCAGTTCAGGAAGAGGGTCATATAAAATGGCTATGAAATCAGATTTTTTAGTATATGAAACAAGAAAATTAATAGGGGAATTATTTAATTTTAAAAATCCTAAAAATGTAATATTTACATCAAATATAACAGAATCTATAAACTTAGCATTAAGAGGAATTCTTAAAGAGCATGATCATGTAGTTACAAGTAGCTTAGAACATAATTCAGTTTGGAGATGTTTAAAAACATTAGAAAAAGAAATAAATATAAAAATAACTAAGGTAAGAGCAGATGAATATGGATATACAAATCCAATTGATGTTAAAAATAGCATAAAAGAAAATACAAAGCTTATAGTATTTACTCATGCATCAAATGTATTAGGAACTATACAGCCCATTAAGGAAATAGGAGAAATAGCAAAAGAAAATAATATATTATTTTTAGTTGATACAGCTCAAACAGCAGGAGTTTTAGATATAAATATAAAAGAAAATAATATAGATTTATTAGCATTTACAGGGCATAAAAGTTTATTTGGACCTATGGGGACAGGAGGATTAATAGTAAATTGTGACTATGATATAAATCCACTTAAAGCAGGCGGAACAGGTGGAGATTCAAAATATGAATATCAACCTAATTATTATCCTAATAAATTAGAAACAGGAACTTTAAATGTAAGTGGTATAGTGGGCTTAAGGGAAGCTATAAAATTTATAAATAGTGAAAACATAGAAAAAATACATAAAAAAGAAAAAGAATTAACTTCTTATGCGCTAAAAAAATTAAAAGAAGTAAAAAATATTAAGATTTATGGTCCACAAAATGAAAATGATATTGTTGGAGTTATATCTTTTAACATAGATAATATAAATGCAGAAGAAGTAGCCTATAACCTTGATATGAGATATAATATAATGGTTAGATCTGGCCTTCATTGCTCACCAAATGCACATGAACTTATAGGAACTAAAGATATAGGAGCTGTAAGAATTGGTATTGGATACTTTAATGAATTTGATGATATAGATAAGTTGGTTTATGCATTAAATGATATACAAAATAGTTAA
- a CDS encoding pentapeptide repeat-containing protein encodes MIKKIKIQKPKMPINFKECNDAITEILDNEKLEEVIVKDDKIEGIENLCVTLNSCIFSNVIFEYCDFIKIDMTDVIFENCDLSNINFSYSSLYRVEFINCKLTGCNFNDSTLKSVTFKNCLGRYSNFAFSKFTGVSIENSDFSFAVFQEIKNETLLLDSNNLTKSVFSGTPLNNVDFTNSEIDGIEVKINDIFGGTFSVNQALDLSKLMGIIVK; translated from the coding sequence ATGATAAAAAAAATAAAAATACAAAAACCAAAAATGCCAATTAATTTTAAAGAGTGTAATGATGCCATAACTGAAATATTAGATAATGAAAAATTAGAAGAAGTCATAGTTAAGGATGATAAGATAGAAGGAATTGAAAATTTATGTGTAACTTTAAATTCATGTATATTTAGTAATGTAATTTTTGAATATTGTGATTTTATAAAAATAGATATGACAGATGTTATATTTGAAAATTGTGACTTATCAAATATAAATTTTTCCTATAGTAGTTTATATAGAGTAGAATTTATAAATTGTAAACTAACAGGATGTAACTTTAATGATTCTACTCTAAAAAGTGTAACATTTAAAAATTGTTTAGGAAGATATTCAAATTTTGCCTTTTCAAAGTTCACAGGTGTAAGTATTGAAAATTCAGACTTTAGCTTTGCAGTTTTCCAAGAGATAAAAAATGAAACACTATTATTAGATTCAAATAATTTAACTAAATCAGTATTTAGTGGAACGCCTTTAAATAATGTAGATTTTACTAATAGTGAGATTGATGGTATAGAAGTTAAGATAAATGATATTTTTGGAGGAACTTTTTCAGTAAATCAAGCACTAGATTTAAGTAAATTAATGGGTATTATTGTGAAATAA
- a CDS encoding CPBP family intramembrane glutamic endopeptidase — protein sequence MVSQKKYPNFIWAIILSLIFLYGGSIIGEILTIPLYIIFLKIPLFFYNQNLLLLFLNLLTFATISSLVFFRVKVIERRSLSSIGLNKNNWLKKYLLGFFIGLVMMSIIVLILLSFGYITIEKNPIQPVGVSAISSVLVILFGWIIQGATEEIVTRGWLLNVLSNKYNIGVGLLISSTLFGLMHLSNPNVNYIAVINIILVGLFYGFYVIKTNDLWAVCGMHTAWNFAQGNLFGFEVSGIDVSVGSLIDLNLVGSDFVTGGIFGPEAGIVATFILLVSIGILLFIDKKGYFQVNL from the coding sequence ATGGTTTCGCAAAAAAAATACCCTAATTTTATATGGGCCATAATTTTATCATTAATATTTCTATATGGAGGATCTATTATCGGTGAAATTTTAACTATACCTTTATATATTATATTTTTAAAAATTCCCTTATTTTTTTATAATCAAAATTTATTACTCTTGTTCCTTAACTTACTTACCTTTGCTACTATATCATCATTAGTATTTTTCAGAGTAAAGGTTATAGAAAGAAGAAGTCTATCATCTATTGGATTAAATAAAAATAATTGGTTAAAAAAATATTTACTTGGTTTTTTTATAGGTTTAGTCATGATGAGTATCATAGTTTTGATACTTTTATCCTTTGGATATATAACTATAGAGAAAAATCCAATTCAACCTGTCGGAGTATCTGCTATATCTAGTGTCTTAGTTATTTTATTTGGATGGATTATTCAAGGCGCTACAGAAGAAATTGTTACAAGAGGATGGCTTCTAAATGTCTTAAGTAATAAGTACAATATAGGAGTTGGGCTATTAATATCCTCTACTTTATTTGGACTTATGCATTTATCTAATCCTAATGTAAATTACATAGCTGTTATAAATATTATACTTGTTGGACTTTTTTACGGATTTTACGTTATAAAAACTAATGATTTGTGGGCTGTTTGTGGTATGCATACTGCTTGGAACTTTGCTCAAGGAAATTTATTTGGATTTGAAGTTAGTGGTATAGATGTTTCTGTTGGAAGTTTGATAGATTTAAATTTAGTTGGAAGTGACTTTGTTACTGGTGGAATATTTGGGCCTGAGGCTGGCATTGTAGCTACATTTATATTATTAGTATCAATTGGAATATTATTATTTATTGATAAAAAAGGATATTTTCAAGTAAATCTTTAA
- a CDS encoding M48 family metallopeptidase — MYKINIENNIINYSINKKSNVKNITIKVKYPNAVTIVSPKSVNNEFIHDLVISKSRWILNKLNEFKNKESENPPILFVDGDKIPYLGNYYTLNVYKEKNTIKCSLIFEENKFIAKVPFNISSNDQYIKLRELLINLYLSEGGKLIKERISIYSKKLNLYPESITLKEQKTSWGTCSSKGNIYINWKVLLAPLDILDYVLVHELCHLKHMNHSKEYWSLVGTIFPDYKEKRNYLKENSLKLNI, encoded by the coding sequence TTGTATAAAATCAATATTGAAAATAACATAATAAATTACTCTATAAATAAAAAATCAAATGTAAAAAATATAACAATAAAAGTAAAGTATCCAAATGCTGTAACTATTGTTTCACCTAAATCTGTTAATAATGAATTTATACATGATTTAGTTATATCTAAAAGTAGATGGATTTTAAATAAACTAAATGAATTTAAAAATAAAGAATCCGAGAATCCTCCTATTTTATTTGTAGACGGAGATAAAATTCCTTACCTAGGCAATTACTATACATTAAATGTATATAAGGAAAAAAACACAATAAAATGCTCCCTAATTTTTGAAGAAAATAAATTTATAGCTAAAGTTCCATTTAATATATCTAGTAATGATCAATATATTAAATTAAGAGAGCTTCTTATAAATTTGTATCTATCTGAAGGAGGCAAATTAATAAAAGAAAGGATATCTATATACTCTAAAAAGCTAAACTTATATCCTGAATCTATAACTTTAAAAGAACAAAAAACTTCTTGGGGTACTTGTTCATCTAAAGGAAACATATATATAAATTGGAAAGTATTATTAGCCCCTTTAGATATTTTAGATTACGTTTTAGTACATGAACTATGCCATCTTAAGCATATGAATCATTCAAAGGAATATTGGTCTCTTGTAGGTACTATATTTCCAGACTATAAAGAAAAGAGAAATTATCTTAAAGAAAATAGCTTAAAGCTTAATATATAA
- a CDS encoding HAD family hydrolase encodes MIKLIASDMDGTLLNSKKHLSPSIHDVLKKLKNKDIIFVAISGRDIFSLKEIFKDVEEDIVYASNNGNYITYKNEVIFENYIENNMVEKVAKIIRKKAKHNTIYCAKDAIYSESLIPAIVGRKWNLKVKYTRDIAKVEDKILKITTFGNKKIINRTLEAIRGFNNKLMITKSGSTCFDICNLGGTKKQGVNILQEKFNVGYNETMVFGDHMNDLEMMSSAYYSYAMENAEEEVKKNARFIAGTNDDDGVIKVIKEVAFCEEELNSYSI; translated from the coding sequence ATGATAAAATTAATAGCATCGGATATGGATGGGACATTACTTAATTCAAAAAAACATTTGAGTCCAAGTATACATGATGTTTTAAAAAAACTTAAGAATAAAGATATAATATTTGTAGCAATAAGTGGAAGAGATATATTTTCTCTTAAGGAAATATTTAAAGATGTTGAAGAAGATATAGTATATGCATCAAATAATGGTAATTATATAACTTATAAAAATGAAGTTATATTTGAAAATTATATAGAAAATAATATGGTAGAGAAAGTAGCTAAAATAATAAGAAAAAAAGCTAAACATAACACTATATATTGTGCTAAAGACGCTATATATAGTGAGAGTTTAATACCAGCGATAGTAGGTAGAAAGTGGAATCTTAAGGTAAAGTATACTAGAGATATTGCAAAAGTAGAGGATAAAATATTAAAGATAACTACTTTTGGCAATAAAAAGATTATAAATAGGACGCTAGAAGCTATAAGAGGATTTAATAATAAGCTTATGATAACTAAATCAGGAAGTACTTGTTTTGATATATGCAATTTAGGTGGAACTAAAAAGCAAGGAGTAAATATACTTCAGGAGAAATTTAATGTGGGATATAATGAGACTATGGTATTTGGAGATCATATGAATGATTTAGAAATGATGAGTAGTGCTTATTATAGCTATGCGATGGAGAATGCTGAAGAAGAGGTTAAAAAAAATGCAAGATTTATAGCTGGAACTAATGATGATGATGGTGTTATTAAGGTAATCAAAGAAGTTGCATTTTGTGAAGAAGAATTAAATAGTTATAGCATTTAA
- a CDS encoding DUF3298 and DUF4163 domain-containing protein: MDSRENYSYVAQVNICKTSEFFKYNMTYPVLKLYDKYVYHDMYDRQIIININNEICEDVMEFKNSVKKQAIAYKKLYTEKISKTDEDYFKYQYEVYVNNEVTYDRDNIISIVMTKYEFTGGAHGMTYLDDYNYNLLTGDRLILKDMFKSGVNYDEIINNFIASEINNNPEIYFKGDEGFKGISENQPFYIDEDGIVIYFGLYEIAPYYVGIPKFKLRFDEFSQYLNYN, from the coding sequence TTGGACAGTCGAGAAAATTATTCTTATGTAGCACAAGTAAATATATGCAAAACTAGTGAATTCTTTAAATACAATATGACATATCCAGTATTAAAGTTATATGATAAATATGTATATCATGATATGTATGATAGACAGATAATTATTAATATAAATAACGAAATATGTGAAGATGTTATGGAATTTAAAAATAGTGTAAAAAAACAAGCTATAGCATATAAAAAACTATATACAGAAAAAATATCAAAAACTGATGAAGATTACTTCAAATATCAATATGAAGTTTATGTAAATAATGAGGTAACGTATGACAGAGATAATATTATAAGTATAGTAATGACAAAATATGAATTTACCGGTGGTGCTCATGGTATGACATATTTAGATGATTATAATTATAATCTATTAACAGGAGATAGATTGATACTAAAGGATATGTTTAAATCAGGAGTTAATTACGATGAAATAATTAATAACTTTATAGCATCAGAAATAAATAATAACCCAGAGATTTATTTTAAAGGTGATGAAGGATTTAAGGGAATTAGTGAAAATCAACCTTTTTATATAGATGAGGATGGCATAGTTATATATTTTGGATTATATGAAATAGCTCCATATTATGTAGGTATACCTAAATTCAAATTGAGATTTGATGAATTTAGTCAATACTTAAATTATAATTAA
- a CDS encoding IS3 family transposase, translated as MDYYNNECCQCNLKKLTTVQYRN; from the coding sequence ATAGATTATTACAATAACGAATGTTGTCAGTGTAATTTAAAAAAGCTAACTACTGTACAATACAGAAATTAG